A window of the Sabethes cyaneus chromosome 1, idSabCyanKW18_F2, whole genome shotgun sequence genome harbors these coding sequences:
- the LOC128745629 gene encoding uncharacterized protein LOC128745629, giving the protein MNADKTPNVSTDPENTYSCTACKKPDSADDLVACDECHCWWHYSCAGVTGSVSERQWTCSKCLPVPVPAKSVSVESSASSRKVRLELSLQRLDEQRKLENKRLELEKKYIAEKFQLLEESLRADDEDNRSIRDKLPTAEARGKQAQVSDWVLSQKTLASHENPLSQQSNRLSRVTEHLADELGAVGGTSTVPQVIQQDAPVQLSACQSMPAVETAEQECSFRQLKHQLEKCENQSVPDAAQLRELQRLLTKCQIQAEQRDQSNSAPQPDASKGAIPKASHTLTITNLPQDYSSRMPYIISPPAQNHVTQAPIPVIPIFSPPNDCEEWSRQGQPSTSTVAAPIFEIPPIVVPPRPSSEQLSARQVMPRDLPDFYGEPEEWPIFVSSFNNSTAACGYSNAENLARLQRCLKGNALKSVRYYLLSPESVPDVMKTLETLYGRPEVIITRLIKNVRDTPAPRIEKLETLIHYGIAVRNLTQHLVAAGQQAHLSNPVLVQELVEKLPPNIKLQWAERLHYLPATLQTFSDFMAKVVESVSKIVVPIDSSGVRNEKFKTREKGYIHAHADNVLNRVINRSEVEKPCVVCNRNGHRVKDCVKFKDASIETRWKTVHALNVCRNCLNMHGRRACRSSNRCGVNGCQIRHHPLLHSASNGNKPATVSLNENHTHHHSDQSVLFRIIPVTLYGESASIDTFAFLDEGSSATLIEQNLAKQLGVSGPNVPLCLQWTAKMSRTEEDSQLISFEMSGVGNQKRFRLENARTVQSLNLPTQTLRFDQLQERFEHLRGLPVRSYANATPKLLVGLRDLILAVPQKIREGKEGPAAAKTRLGWCVYGSFGKCQDTKQFSYHICDCAMEEKLDGLLKEYFSIEDTGISTAEPLESEAVKRAWKILKETTQRVGDRFQTGLLWRCDRVELPDSLPMAIRRLECLEKRMNRDPALKEEVHRQIQEYLDKGYTHRATETELISADPKRIWYLPLGVVQNPKKPGKVRLVWDAAAKVNGISLNDLLLPGPDMLLPLPSVLFRFRQFPVAVCGDIKQMFHQILVKETDRHSQRFLWRDKPKEPPSVYIMNVVTFGATSSPSSAQFIKNQNALEFADRFPRAAQAILKCHYVDDYLESFENIREAQEVSADVRFVHSKGGFEIRNWSSNSKAVLDYLGEKANATEKNLSPTTNNFERVLGMHWLPEYDMLSFPTSFSEDIMSLIHGNKRPTKRQILKCIMSLFDPLGLLASFLIHGKIVMQEVWRSGITWDEPVSDKIFSQWKRWTGKFADIEGIEIPRCYFRAANAELYRNLQAHVFVDASEEAYGAAVYFRIVKPDDSVQCTLVSAKTKVAPLKYVSIPRLELMAAAIGARLLTFVEKYHSVTITRRFLWSDSHTVLCWIRSEHRKYRQFVACRIGEILSLTKECKWRWVPSKSNVADEATKWGKGPCFDADSRWYVGPSFLYQAEDQWPTNKHTPVTTSEELRPCFVHAEIATPEPLVDVTRFSKWERLHRATAYVIKIGQLWKAKSVGGRINCERLEQQDLMEAEILLWKQAQLEAYPDEIVTLRHNEGLPIEKRRSLERSSPLYKLSPMLDKDGVLLIDGRINAVNLVPETIKSPIILPKGHRITFLVIDYYHRNYLHANAETVVNELRQRFYVPHLRTLVRKISTQCQMCKVYKARPEIPRMGPLPTGRLSPFVRPFSFVGLDYFGPLLVKVGRSNAKRWIAVFTCLTIRAVHVEVAYTLSTQSCIACIRRFVKRRGAPLEFYSDNGRNFVGAATILKKQIEEIHKESAATFTSAHTKWLFIPPAAPSMGGSWERMVRSIKTAMNSLPQNCKLDDEGLLTMVIEAEATVNNRPLTYLPLDSEEQEALTPNHFILGSSSGLKQPMEPTDGVEVVRNSWHQIFVCLNHFWRRWVREYLPTLTRRNKWHDEVRALMFNDLVIVIDETKRNGWIRGRVLEVIAGQDGRVRQAVVQTSDGMYRRPVSKLAVLEVDENGKDDSITHPYEAGDVGNRA; this is encoded by the coding sequence ATGAACGCGGATAAGACTCCCAACGTCAGTACAGATCCGGAGAATACGTACAGCTGCACTGCCTGTAAGAAACCAGATTCGGCCGACGACTTGGTTGCTTGTGATGAGTGCCATTGTTGGTGGCACTATTCCTGCGCCGGTGTCACCGGTTCTGTGTCTGAACGCCAATGGACATGTTCGAAGTGCCTGCCCGTTCCCGTTCCAGCAAAATCAGTGTCTGTCGAATCATCAGCATCAAGCCGTAAGGTACGCCTCGAACTAAGCTTACAACGGCTGGACGAACAgcgaaaattagaaaataagCGGCTCGAGCTGGAAAAGAAGTACATTGCGGAAAAGTTCCAGTTACTGGAAGAATCGCTGAGGGCAGACGATGAGGATAATCGTAGCATCCGTGATAAATTACCTACAGCAGAGGCGCGAGGTAAGCAAGCTCAAGTGAGTGACTGGGTGTTAAGCCAGAAAACTTTGGCTTCACATGAGAATCCGTTATCGCAACAAAGTAATCGTCTCTCGCGAGTGACAGAGCATCTCGCGGACGAATTAGGCGCGGTTGGAGGAACCAGTACTGTTCCACAGGTCATCCAACAAGACGCACCAGTTCAGCTGAGTGCCTGTCAGAGTATGCCAGCAGTCGAGACTGCAGAACAAGAATGTTCATTTCGCCAACTGAAACATCAATTGGAAAAGTGCGAAAACCAATCCGTTCCTGATGCAGCTCAGTTGCGAGAATTGCAGAGATTGCTAACTAAGTGCCAGATCCAAGCAGAGCAGCGCGATCAATCGAATAGCGCTCCGCAGCCAGACGCTTCAAAGGGCGCCATCCCTAAAGCAAGCCACACGCTGACAATTACTAACCTACCACAGGATTATTCCAGCAGAATGCCATACATCATTTCACCACCGGCTCAAAACCATGTCACTCAAGCTCCCATACCCGTCATTCCAATATTTTCTCCGCCAAACGACTGTGAAGAATGGAGCCGCCAGGGACAACCTAGTACTTCCACTGTAGCAGCACCGATTTTCGAAATACCCCCGATCGTTGTACCTCCCAGGCCATCTTCAGAACAACTGTCGGCCAGGCAAGTCATGCCGAGAGATTTACCCgatttctatggtgaacccgAAGAGTGGCCTATCTTCGTGAGCAGTTTCAACAATTCAACGGCGGCGTGTGGGTATAGCAATGCCGAAAATTTAGCCCGTCTGCAGCGCTGCCTGAAAGGCAATGCGCTTAAATCTGTTCGTTACTATCTGTTGTCTCCAGAATCCGTGCCTGATGTGATGAAGACTCTTGAAACACTATATGGCCGTCCTGAAGTCATCATCACCCGTTTAATTAAGAACGTTCGAGACACACCGGCACCGAGGATTGAAAAGTTGGAAACATTGATCCACTACGGAATAGCAGTGAGGAATCTAACCCAACATTTGGTTGCTGCCGGACAACAAGCTCATCTCTCCAACCCAGTTCTAGTCCAAGAGCTGGTTGAAAAGCTGCCACCTAATATTAAGCTGCAGTGGGCAGAGCGTTTACATTACTTACCCGCAACATTGCAAACATTTAGCGACTTTATGGCTAAGGTAGTAGAATCAGTAAGCAAGATAGTGGTACCCATAGATAGCTCAGGGgttagaaatgaaaaattcaaaacCAGAGAAAAAGGTTACATACACGCACACGCTGATAATGTTTTGAACAGGGTAATTAATAGGTCAGAAGTAGAAAAGCCTTGCGTAGTATGCAACCGAAATGGGCACCGAGTGAAAGATTGTGTAAAATTTAAAGACGCTAGCATTGAAACCCGATGGAAAACTGTTCATGCATTGAATGTTTGTCGAAATTGTTTGAATATGCATGGCCGGAGGGCATGCAGGAGTTCCAACCGATGCGGAGTGAATGGTTGCCAAATTCGGCACCATCCattactgcattctgcatcGAATGGAAATAAACCAGCTACTGTTTCGTTGAACGAAAATCACACTCACCACCACAGTGACCAGTCTGTGCTATTTAGAATCATCCCTGTGACTCTTTATGGCGAGTCGGCATCCATTGACACCTTCGCCTTCTTAGACGAAGGCTCATCCGCGACACTGATCGAGCAAAACTTGGCGAAACAGTTAGGCGTTAGCGGACCCAACGTTCCCCTCTGTCTGCAATGGACGGCTAAAATGTCTCGTACAGAAGAAGATTCtcagcttatttcgtttgagATGTCTGGTGTAGGCAATCAAAAACGTTTTCGTCTGGAAAATGCTAGGACTGTGCAAAGCCTCAACCTTCCAACACAAACCCTACGGTTCGACCAACTGCAAGAGCGCTTCGAGCACCTAAGGGGCCTGCCCGTTCGAAGCTATGCAAACGCTACGCCGAAGCTACTAGTCGGTTTACGTGATCTGATTCTGGCTGTTCCACAAAAGATCAGAGAAGGAAAGGAAGGCCCAGCCGCAGCTAAAACCCGGCTCGGGTGGTGTGTGTACGGCAGCTTTGGAAAGTGTCAAGACACAAAACAATTCAGTTATCACATTTGCGACTGCGCGATGGAAGAGAAGTTAGACGGTTTACTGAAGGAGTATTTCAGCATAGAAGATACTGGAATCTCAACAGCTGAGCCTTTGGAATCAGAAGCGGTAAAGCGAGCGTGGAAAATACTTAAGGAAACTACACAGCGAGTCGGAGATCGGTTTCAAACTGGACTATTATGGAGATGCGATCGCGTGGAACTGCCAGATAGTCTTCCTATGGCCATCCGTCGGTTAGAATGCCTCGAAAAGAGGATGAATCGAGATCCAGCCCTGAAGGAGGAAGTACATCGACAGATTCAAGAGTATTTAGATAAAGGGTACACCCATCGAGCAACTGAAACTGAGCTAATCAGTGCTGATCCAAAGCGAATTTGGTACCTTCCGTTGGGCGTCGTTCAAAATCCCAAAAAACCAGGGAAGGTCAGGCTGGTTTGGGACGCAGCCGCGAAAGTTAACGGAATATCCCTTAATGATCTTCTTCTTCCGGGACCAGATATGCTACTACCGCTGCCCTctgttttgttccgttttcgcCAGTTCCCTGTGGCTGTTTGTGGAGACATAAAACAAATGTTTCACCAGATACTGGTTAAAGAAACCGATAGGCATTCGCAACGTTTTCTGTGGCGCGATAAACCGAAAGAGCCACCAAGCGTATACATAATGAATGTCGTCACATTTGGGGCAACATCGTCTCCATCCTCAGCGCAGTTTATAAAAAATCAGAATGCTCTGGAATTTGCGGACAGATTTCCTAGAGCAGCACAAGCGATCCTGAAATGTCATTATGTTGACGATTATCTGGAAAGCTTTGAAAACATCCGAGAAGCACAGGAGGTTTCAGCAGATGTACGGTTCGTGCACAGTAAAGGAGGATTTGAAATCCGAAATTGGTCTTCTAATAGCAAAGCTGTTCTGGATTACCTCGGCGAGAAAGCGAACGCGACCGAGAAGAATCTTTCACCAACAACGAATAATTTTGAACGAGTTTTAGGAATGCATTGGCTTCCTGAGTACGATATGCTTAGTTTCCCTACCTCGTTCTCCGAAGATATCATGTCTTTAATCCACGGGAATAAAAGGCCGACAAAACGGCAGATACTGAAGTGCATCATGAGCCTTTTTGATCCACTCGGTTTACTGGCTTCATTCTTGATACACGGTAAAATCGTAATGCAGGAAGTGTGGCGCTCCGGTATTACATGGGACGAGCCGGTAAGCGATAAGATTTTCTCGCAGTGGAAGAGGTGGACCGGAAAGTTCGCTGATATCGAGGGGATCGAAATTCCGAGGTGTTATTTCCGCGCTGCAAATGCGGAACTTTACAGAAATCTCCAAGCCCACGTGTTTGTCGATGCTAGCGAGGAAGCATATGGCGCTGCAGTCTACTTTCGAATTGTTAAACCAGATGATTCTGTACAGTGTACCTTAGTTTCGGCCAAGACAAAAGTTGCGCCTTTGAAATATGTATCCATACCGCGGTTGGAGCTGATGGCTGCTGCAATTGGTGCCCGTCTACTTACGTTTGTGGAAAAATATCATTCTGTAACTATTACGCGACGGTTCCTGTGGTCCGATTCACACACTGTTCTATGTTGGATTCGCTCCGAACATCGCAAATATCGACAGTTTGTTGCTTGCCGGATTGGCGAGATTCTGTCGCTGACCAAAGAATGTAAATGGAGGTGGGTTCCTAGTAAATCTAACGTCGCCGACGAAGCCACCAAATGGGGTAAGGGCCCATGTTTTGACGCAGATTCTCGATGGTATGTCGGACCTAGTTTCTTGTATCAGGCGGAAGATCAGTGGCCAACGAATAAACACACTCCCGTGACCACCAGTGAAGAACTTCGTCCGTGTTTCGTTCACGCGGAAATTGCTACTCCTGAACCATTGGTGGATGTGACAAGGTTCTCCAAATGGGAACGTCTTCATAGAGCGACAGCCTACGTAATTAAAATCGGACAACTCTGGAAagcaaaatctgtcggtggcagGATAAACTGCGAACGACTCGAACAGCAGGATTTGATGGAAGCCGAAATATTATTGTGGAAGCAAGCTCAACTCGAAGCATATCCGGATGAGATCGTCACCCTTCGCCACAATGAAGGATTGCCGATCGAAAAGCGACGTTCTTTGGAAAGGTCAAGTCCTCTTTACAAGCTCTCACCGATGCTTGATAAAGACGGAGTCTTGCTTATTGATGGCCGTATAAATGCGGTCAATTTAGTTCCAGAAACAATTAAGTCTCCGATAATCCTTCCGAAAGGACACCGAATTACCTTTCTTGTGATTGACTACTACCATCGAAACTACCTTCACGCCAATGCAGAAACAGTTGTGAATGAGTTACGTCAGCGGTTTTACGTGCCACACCTAAGAACACTAGTTCGAAAGATTTCGACCCAATGCCAAATGTGTAAAGTCTATAAGGCACGTCCTGAAATTCCCAGGATGGGACCTCTTCCGACTGGACGGTTGTCTCCATTCGTACGTCCCTTTAGCTTTGTGGGTTTAGACTATTTTGGACCTCTTTTGGTCAAAGTTGGTCGATCGAACGCTAAACGTTGGATAGCAGTATTTACGTGCCTAACTATAAGAGCGGTCCATGTGGAAGTGGCATACACACTGTCAACGCAGTCGTGCATAGCTTGCATTCGAAGATTTGTAAAACGACGTGGAGCCCCCCTCGAGTTTTATTCGGACAACGGACGGAATTTCGTGGGAGCAGCGACAATATTGAAGAAGCAAATAGAGGAAATTCATAAAGAGTCTGCAGCTACATTCACTAGCGCACATACCAAATGGCTCTTCATACCACCTGCAGCACCCAGCATGGGCGGATCATGGGAACGAATGGTCCGCTCAATCAAGACCGCGATGAATAGCTTACCACAAAACTGCAAGTTGGATGATGAGGGACTACTGACGATGGTAATTGAGGCTGAAGCCACTGTAAATAATCGGCCGTTGACTTATCTACCTCTAGACTCCGAGGAACAGGAGGCGTTGACGCCCAACCATTTTATCCTCGGCAGTTCAAGTGGGCTCAAACAACCAATGGAACCAACCGATGGCGTTGAAGTTGTACGGAATTCTTGGCACCAGATCTTTGTCTGTCTTAACCATTTTTGGAGAAGATGGGTAAGGGAATATTTACCCACGTTGACCAGGCGAAATAAATGGCACGATGAGGTACGAGCGTTGATGTTCAACGATCTGGTTATTGTTATTGACGAGACGAAAAGAAATGGATGGATTCGTGGTAGAGTCCTTGAGGTAATTGCTGGACAAGATGGGAGAGTCCGACAAGCTGTGGTCCAGACATCCGACGGCATGTATCGACGCCCCGTTTCCAAGCTAGCGGTTCTAGAAGTGGACGAAAATGGTAAGGACGACTCCATTACTCATCCTTACGAGGCGGGGGATGTTGGCAACCGGGCATAA